One Triticum dicoccoides isolate Atlit2015 ecotype Zavitan chromosome 4B, WEW_v2.0, whole genome shotgun sequence genomic window carries:
- the LOC119292367 gene encoding glycolipid transfer protein 2-like isoform X2 codes for MVNIRSSRGKLGGHPPWISFVSPTSFSVSLVSYLNETETENCEDRTSMSLELLCFNLGLPSLLLSLYALFFAVKDAIGPTLLVLRQDIQQNVQRLQDLHARDSSQYVSLTAIVMEEVEEGNSKKTNSCSRAIIWLARPQRVQSREPALEEKMSCDAIGPTLLVLTQDIEQNVQRLQDLHARDSLKYASLTAMVTKEVVEGTSKKTNSCARAIIWLARSVNFSIHLLEGLVKNSESSLQEMVEEAYKSTLKPFHGWISSAAYKVALCLIPERDIFIQLLMGSCQDPGYFGEDVMVLVSIAQPLLEEINAILVKHQLERLKST; via the exons ATGGTGAATATCAGGAGCAGCAGGGGAAAATTAGGAGGTCATCCACCATGGATCTCCTTTGTGTCTCcaaccagcttctccgtgtccttgGTTAGTTACTTGAACGAAACTGAAACTGAAAACTGTGAGGATCGAACTTCGATGTCTTTAGAGCTACTCTGTTTTAACCTTGGTTTACCATCTCTTCTTCTTTCACTGTATGCTTTGTTTTTCGCCGTCAAAGATGCGATTGGGCCAACGCTTCTAGTCCTCAGGCAAGACATTCAGCAAAATGTTCAG AGATTACAGGATCTCCATGCAAGAGACTCTTCACAATACGTGAGCTTGACGGCGATCGTGATGGAAGAAGTGGAGGAAGGGAACTCAAAGAAGACCAACAGTTGTAGCAGGGCAATTATCTGGCTGGCTAG GCCGCAACGCGTCCAGTCCAGAGAACCCGCATTGGAAGAGAAGATGAGCTGCG ATGCGATTGGGCCGACGCTGCTAGTCCTCACGCAAGACATTGAGCAAAATGTTCAG AGATTACAAGATCTCCATGCAAGAGACTCTTTGAAATATGCGAGCTTGACGGCGATGGTAACAAAGGAAGTGGTGGAAGGGACCTCAAAGAAGACCAATAGTTGCGCCAGGGCAATTATCTGGCTGGCCAG GTCGGTGAATTTCTCGATACATTTGCTGGAGGGATTAGTGAAGAACTCAGAGTCAAGCCTGCAAGAGATGGTGGAAGAAGCATACAAGAGCACCCTCAAGCCGTTCCATGGATGGATCTCATCAGCTGCTTACAAG GTAGCATTGTGTCTTATTCCGGAAAGAGACATCTTCATTCAGTTGCTGATGGGGAGCTGCCAGGATCCTGGGTATTTTGGTGAAGATGTCATGGTCTTGGTCTCCATTGCACAACCTCTGCTAGAGGAGATAAATGCCATTTTG GTAAAGCACCAGCTGGAAAGGCTAAAATCCACCTGA
- the LOC119292367 gene encoding glycolipid transfer protein 2-like isoform X1, with product MVNIRSSRGKLGGHPPWISFVSPTSFSVSLVSYLNETETENCEDRTSMSLELLCFNLGLPSLLLSLYALFFAVKDAIGPTLLVLRQDIQQNVQRLQDLHARDSSQYVSLTAIVMEEVEEGNSKKTNSCSRAIIWLARPQRVQSREPALEEKMSCDAIGPTLLVLTQDIEQNVQRLQDLHARDSLKYASLTAMVTKEVVEGTSKKTNSCARAIIWLARSVNFSIHLLEGLVKNSESSLQEMVEEAYKSTLKPFHGWISSAAYKVALCLIPERDIFIQLLMGSCQDPGYFGEDVMVLVSIAQPLLEEINAILVGVPDYAHAHILNETVTALH from the exons ATGGTGAATATCAGGAGCAGCAGGGGAAAATTAGGAGGTCATCCACCATGGATCTCCTTTGTGTCTCcaaccagcttctccgtgtccttgGTTAGTTACTTGAACGAAACTGAAACTGAAAACTGTGAGGATCGAACTTCGATGTCTTTAGAGCTACTCTGTTTTAACCTTGGTTTACCATCTCTTCTTCTTTCACTGTATGCTTTGTTTTTCGCCGTCAAAGATGCGATTGGGCCAACGCTTCTAGTCCTCAGGCAAGACATTCAGCAAAATGTTCAG AGATTACAGGATCTCCATGCAAGAGACTCTTCACAATACGTGAGCTTGACGGCGATCGTGATGGAAGAAGTGGAGGAAGGGAACTCAAAGAAGACCAACAGTTGTAGCAGGGCAATTATCTGGCTGGCTAG GCCGCAACGCGTCCAGTCCAGAGAACCCGCATTGGAAGAGAAGATGAGCTGCG ATGCGATTGGGCCGACGCTGCTAGTCCTCACGCAAGACATTGAGCAAAATGTTCAG AGATTACAAGATCTCCATGCAAGAGACTCTTTGAAATATGCGAGCTTGACGGCGATGGTAACAAAGGAAGTGGTGGAAGGGACCTCAAAGAAGACCAATAGTTGCGCCAGGGCAATTATCTGGCTGGCCAG GTCGGTGAATTTCTCGATACATTTGCTGGAGGGATTAGTGAAGAACTCAGAGTCAAGCCTGCAAGAGATGGTGGAAGAAGCATACAAGAGCACCCTCAAGCCGTTCCATGGATGGATCTCATCAGCTGCTTACAAG GTAGCATTGTGTCTTATTCCGGAAAGAGACATCTTCATTCAGTTGCTGATGGGGAGCTGCCAGGATCCTGGGTATTTTGGTGAAGATGTCATGGTCTTGGTCTCCATTGCACAACCTCTGCTAGAGGAGATAAATGCCATTTTGGTCGGTGTTCCCGATTATGCACATGCACATATTCTTAATGAAACAGTCACCGCATTGCACTGA
- the LOC119292369 gene encoding heat shock 70 kDa protein, mitochondrial-like isoform X1, protein MAASMMLLLRAARRRDLASPLATLTANVQSTYAAANVCSRWGSFARAFSAKPIGNEVIGIDLGTTNSCVAVMEGKNAKVIENSEGARTTPSVVAFSQKGELLVGTPAKRQAVTNPQNTFFGTKRMIGRRFDDPQTQKEMNMVPYKIVKAPNGDAWVETTDGKQYSPSQIGGFVLTKMKETAEAYLGKSISKAVITVPAYFNDAQRQATKDAGRIAGLDVQRIINEPTAAALSYGTNNKEGLIAVFDLGGGTFDVSILEISNGVFEVKATNGDTFLGGEDFDNTLLEFLVREYKNTENIDLSKDRLALQRLREAAEKAKIELSSTTQTEINLPFITADAGGAKHLNITLTRSKFESLVNSLIERTREPCKSCLKDAGITTKDVDEVLLVGGMTRVPKVQEIVSEIFGKAPSKGVNPDEAVAMGAAIQGGILRGDVKELLLLDVTPLSLGIETLGGIFTRLISRNTTIPTKKSQVFSTAADNQTQVGIKVLQGEREMATDNKLLGEFDLVGIPPAPRGTPQVEVTFDIDANGIVTVSAKDKATGKEQQITIRSSGGLSEAEIQKMVQEAEVHSHKDQERKALIDVRNAADTTVYSVEKSLGEYRDKVPAEVVSEIEAAVAELRAEMASDDAEKIKAKIDAANRAVSKIGQHMSGGGEPGSQGGGGGGEAPEAEYEEVKK, encoded by the exons atggcgGCCTCGATGATGCTGCTCCTCCGCGCCGCGCGCCGCCGCGACCTCGCCTCGCCGCTCGCCACC CTGACCGCCAACGTCCAATCAACATATGCTGCTGCAAATGTGTGCTCCAGATGGGGTAGTTTTGCAAGAGCTTTCAG TGCAAAGCCAATTGGAAATGAGGTTATTGGAATTGATTTGGGAACGACCAATTCATGTGTCGCGGTTATGGAGGGAAAG AATGCAAAGGTGATTGAGAATTCGGAAGGCGCCAGGACTACACCgtcagttgttgccttttctcagaaAGGAGAGCTACTTGTGGGAACTCCAGCCAAGCGTCAAGCAGTGACCAACCCGCAGAACACCTTCTTTGGCACAAAGCGTATGATTGGGCGGCGCTTCGATGACCCGCAGACACAGAAGGAGATGAACATGGTACCATATAAGATCGTGAAGGCTCCGAATGGAGACGCTTGGGTTGAGACCACAGACGGCAAGCAGTACTCGCCGAGCCAGATTGGTGGGTTTGTGCTGACCAAGATGAAGGAGACAGCTGAAGCTTACCTTGGCAAGTCTATTTCCAAGGCTGTCATTACCGTTCCAGCTTACTTCAATGATGCTCAGAGGCAGGCCACCAAGGATGCTGGCCGTATTGCTGGACTTGATGTCCAAAGGATCATCAATGAACCAACTGCTGCTGCTCTGTCTTACGGAACAAACAACAAGGAGGGCCTGATTGCTGTATTTGACCTTGGAGGAGGGACCTTTGATGTCTCGATTCTAGAGATCTCCAATGGAGTGTTTGAG gTCAAAGCAACGAACGGCGACACTTTCCTGGGTGGAGAAGACTTTGACAATACTCTGTTGGAGTTCTTAGTGAGGGAGTACAAAAACACTGAAAATATTGATCTGTCAAAGGATAGGTTGGCTCTGCAGAGACTGCGTGAAGCAGCTGAGAAGGCGAAAATCGAACTCTCCTCGACTACCCAGACTGAAATCAATCTTCCCTTCATCACTGCTGATGCCGGTGGAGCAAAACATCTGAACATCACACTGACAAGATCAAAGTTCGAGTCTCTGGTGAACAGTCTGATTGAGAGGACCAGAGAGCCATGCAAGAGCTGCTTGAAGGATGCCGGCATAACCACCAAGGATGTTGATGAGGTCCTTCTCGTCGGTGGAATGACAAGGGTTCCAAAAGTGCAGGAGATAGTCTCTGAGATCTTCGGCAAGGCCCCTAGCAAAGGAGTCAACCCGGATGAAGCTGTGGCCATGGGTGCTGCTATCCAGGGTGGCATTCTCCGTGGAGATgtgaaggagcttcttctccttgatgTTACCCCTCTGTCACTTGGTATCGAGACTCTTGGCGGCATCTTCACCAGACTGATTTCCAGGAACACTACAATCCCCACCAAGAAAAGCCAG GTGTTCTCAACCGCTGCTGACAACCAGACGCAAGTGGGCATCAAGGTGCTGCAAGGCGAGCGCGAGATGGCAACAGACAACAAGCTCCTGGGCGAGTTCGACCTGGTGGGCATCCCGCCGGCGCCGAGGGGCACGCCGCAGGTGGAGGTGACGTTCGACATCGACGCGAACGGCATCGTGACGGTGTCGGCCAAGGACAAGGCGACGGGCAaggagcagcagatcaccatccggTCGTCGGGCGGGCTGTCGGAGGCGGAGATCCAGAAGATGGTGCAGGAGGCGGAGGTGCACTCGCACAAGGACCAGGAGCGCAAGGCCCTGATCGACGTGCGGAACGCCGCGGACACCACCGTCTACAGCGTGGAGAAGAGCCTGGGCGAGTACCGGGACAAGGTCCCCGCAGAGGTGGTGTCGGAGATCGAGGCGGCCGTCGCGGAGCTCCGCGCCGAGATGGCCTCGGACGACgccgagaagatcaaggccaagatCGACGCGGCCAACAGGGCCGTGTCCAAGATCGGGCAGCACATGTCTGGCGGCGGTGAGCCGGGGTCgcagggtggtggtggtggtggcgaggCGCCGGAGGCGGAGTACGAGGAGGTGAAGAAGTGA
- the LOC119294357 gene encoding probable L-gulonolactone oxidase 4, protein MEASRSSSLLPAVLLLALGLLLSRRAGSSPPPDAVTCARGTSDCTLANAYGSFPDRTACRAADAAFPRTEAELVAAVAAAAAAKRKVKAVPRHSHSFPKLACPGGRDGTVISTARLNRTVRVDAARGLMTVEGGMVLRDLIRDAAAAGLALPHSPYWYGVSVGGLLATGAHGSSLWGKGGAVHEYVVGMRIVTPAPASQGFAVVRELGADHPDLDAAKVSLGVLGVVSQVTLQLQPMFKRSVTFLERDDSDLAAQVAVWGHLHEFGDMTWLPRQGKVIYREDDRVDVSTPGDGLNDYLGFRSFPTLGLVIARVAEEHVEESNDMARCLAAGVLPASFPMQAYGFTNDGSSFTGYPVVGYQHRIQASGSCINARDTLVVRSSCPWDPRVRSLFFYNTGFSVALSKAPALVADMQRLRDLDPRALCGLDAKMGVLIRYVGASSAYLGKAEESVNFDFTYYRSYTQGRPRAHSDVIDELEQMALRKYGAVPQWGKNRNFAFDGAVAKYAKAGEFLKVKERYDPDGVFSSEWSDHVLGVDGSPNVVHKGCAIEGLCVCSEDSHCAPEQGYFCRPGKVYAEARVCSFRPTSHREHNDEI, encoded by the exons ATGGAGGCTAGCAGGTCGTCGTCGTTGCTTCCGGCGGTTCTCCTCCTGGCCCTGGGCCTCCTCCTGAGCCGCCGCGCCGGCTCCAGCCCTCCGCCGGACGCGGTGACCTGCGCGCGCGGCACGTCCGACTGCACCCTCGCCAACGCCTACGGCTCCTTCCCGGACCGCACCGCCTGCCGCGCCGCCGACGCCGCGTTCCCGCGCACCGAGGCCGAGCTGGTGGCCGCCGTGGCGGCCGCCGCGGCCGCCAAGCGCAAGGTGAAGGCCGTCCCCAGGCACTCCCACAGCTTCCCCAAGCTGGCCTGCCCGGGCGGCCGCGACGGCACCGTCATCAGCACGGCGCGGCTCAACCGGACGGTGCGCGTCGACGCCGCCAGGGGGCTGATGACCGTGGAGGGCGGCATGGTGCTGCGCGACCTGATCCGCGACGCCGCCGCCGCGGGGCTCGCGCTGCCGCACTCACCCTACTGGTACGGCGTCTCCGTCGGGGGCCTGCTGGCCACGGGCGCGCACGGCAGCTCGCTGTGGGGGAAGGGCGGCGCCGTGCACGAGTACGTGGTCGGGATGAGGATCGTCACGCCGGCGCCGGCCAGCCAGGGGTTCGCCGTGGTCCGGGAGCTCGGCGCCGaccaccccgacctcgacgccgccaagGTCTCCCTCGGCGTCCTTGGCGTCGTCTCGCAG GTTACTCTGCAGTTGCAGCCGATGTTCAAGCGGTCCGTCACGTTCCTGGAGCGCGACGACTCTGACCTGGCGGCGCAGGTGGCCGTGTGGGGCCATCTGCACGAGTTCGGCGACATGACGTGGCTGCCGCGGCAGGGCAAGGTGATCTACCGCGAGGACGACCGTGTCGACGTCTCGACGCCCGGCGACGGCCTCAACGACTACCTCGGCTTCCGCTCCTTCCCAACCCTCGGGCTCGTCATCGCGAGAGTCGCGGAGGAGCACGTGGAGGAAAGCAACGACATGGCGCGGTGCCTGGCCGCGGGGGTGCTGCCGGCGTCGTTCCCCATGCAGGCATACGGCTTCACCAACGACGGCTCCTCCTTCACGGGGTACCCGGTGGTCGGGTACCAGCACCGCATCCAGGCGTCCGGCTCGTGCATCAATGCCAGGGACACCCTGGTTGTCCGCTCCTCGTGCCCGTGGGACCCACGTGTCCGGAGCCTCTTCTTCTACAACACCGGCTTTAGCGTCGCGCTCTCCAAGGCCCCGGCGCTGGTCGCCGACATGCAGCGGCTCCGCGACCTCGACCCGCGTGCCCTATGCGGCCTCGACGCCAAGATGGGCGTGCTCATCCGCTACGTCGGGGCCTCCTCCGCCTACCTCGGCAAGGCGGAGGAGTCGGTCAACTTCGACTTCACCTACTACCGGAGCTAcacccagggcaggccgcgcgcccactCCGATGTGATCGACGAGCTCGAGCAGATGGCTTTGCGCAAGTACGGCGCCGTCCCGCAGTGGGGCAAGAACCGCAACTTCGCCTTCGACGGCGCCGTCGCGAAGTACGCAAAGGCCGGCGAGTTCCTCAAAGTGAAGGAGAGGTACGACCCGGACGGGGTCTTCTCTAGCGAGTGGAGCGACCACGTGCTCGGCGTCGATGGGAGCCCCAACGTCGTCCACAAGGGTTGCGCCATTGAAGGGCTTTGCGTGTGCTCTGAGGACTCGCACTGCGCGCCGGAGCAAGGTTATTTCTGCCGGCCGGGGAAGGTGTACGCGGAGGCAAGGGTATGCTCATTCCGACCCACCTCCCACCGCGAGCACAACGATGAAATATGA
- the LOC119292369 gene encoding heat shock 70 kDa protein, mitochondrial-like isoform X2, whose translation MAASMMLLLRAARRRDLASPLATLTANVQSTYAAANVCSRWGSFARAFSAKPIGNEVIGIDLGTTNSCVAVMEGKNAKVIENSEGARTTPSVVAFSQKGELLVGTPAKRQAVTNPQNTFFGTKRMIGRRFDDPQTQKEMNMVPYKIVKAPNGDAWVETTDGKQYSPSQIGGFVLTKMKETAEAYLGKSISKAVITVPAYFNDAQRQATKDAGRIAGLDVQRIINEPTAAALSYGTNNKEGLIAVFDLGGGTFDVSILEISNGVFEVKATNGDTFLGGEDFDNTLLEFLVREYKNTENIDLSKDRLALQRLREAAEKAKIELSSTTQTEINLPFITADAGGAKHLNITLTRSKFESLVNSLIERTREPCKSCLKDAGITTKDVDEVLLVGGMTRVPKVQEIVSEIFGKAPSKGVNPDEAVAMGAAIQGGILRGDVKELLLLDVTPLSLGIETLGGIFTRLISRNTTIPTKKSQVFSTAADNQTQVGIKVLQGEREMATDNKLLGEFDLVGIPPAPRGTPQVEVTFDIDANGIVTVSAKDKATGKEQQITIRSSGGLSEAEIQKMVQEAEVHSHKDQERKALIDVRNAADTTVYSVEKSLGEYRDKVPAEVVSEIEAAVAELRAEMASDDAEKIKAKIDAANRAVSKIGQHMSGGGEPGSQGGGGGGEAPEAEYEEVKK comes from the exons atggcgGCCTCGATGATGCTGCTCCTCCGCGCCGCGCGCCGCCGCGACCTCGCCTCGCCGCTCGCCACC CTGACCGCCAACGTCCAATCAACATATGCTGCTGCAAATGTGTGCTCCAGATGGGGTAGTTTTGCAAGAGCTTTCAG TGCAAAGCCAATTGGAAATGAGGTTATTGGAATTGATTTGGGAACGACCAATTCATGTGTCGCGGTTATGGAGGGAAAG AATGCAAAGGTGATTGAGAATTCGGAAGGCGCCAGGACTACACCgtcagttgttgccttttctcagaaAGGAGAGCTACTTGTGGGAACTCCAGCCAAGCGTCAAGCAGTGACCAACCCGCAGAACACCTTCTTTGGCACAAAGCGTATGATTGGGCGGCGCTTCGATGACCCGCAGACACAGAAGGAGATGAACATGGTACCATATAAGATCGTGAAGGCTCCGAATGGAGACGCTTGGGTTGAGACCACAGACGGCAAGCAGTACTCGCCGAGCCAGATTGGTGGGTTTGTGCTGACCAAGATGAAGGAGACAGCTGAAGCTTACCTTGGCAAGTCTATTTCCAAGGCTGTCATTACCGTTCCAGCTTACTTCAATGATGCTCAGAGGCAGGCCACCAAGGATGCTGGCCGTATTGCTGGACTTGATGTCCAAAGGATCATCAATGAACCAACTGCTGCTGCTCTGTCTTACGGAACAAACAACAAGGAGGGCCTGATTGCTGTATTTGACCTTGGAGGAGGGACCTTTGATGTCTCGATTCTAGAGATCTCCAATGGAGTGTTTGAG gTCAAAGCAACGAACGGCGACACTTTCCTGGGTGGAGAAGACTTTGACAATACTCTGTTGGAGTTCTTAGTGAGGGAGTACAAAAACACTGAAAATATTGATCTGTCAAAGGATAGGTTGGCTCTGCAGAGACTGCGTGAAGCAGCTGAGAAGGCGAAAATCGAACTCTCCTCGACTACCCAGACTGAAATCAATCTTCCCTTCATCACTGCTGATGCCGGTGGAGCAAAACATCTGAACATCACACTGACAAGATCAAAGTTCGAGTCTCTGGTGAACAGTCTGATTGAGAGGACCAGAGAGCCATGCAAGAGCTGCTTGAAGGATGCCGGCATAACCACCAAGGATGTTGATGAGGTCCTTCTCGTCGGTGGAATGACAAGGGTTCCAAAAGTGCAGGAGATAGTCTCTGAGATCTTCGGCAAGGCCCCTAGCAAAGGAGTCAACCCGGATGAAGCTGTGGCCATGGGTGCTGCTATCCAGGGTGGCATTCTCCGTGGAGATgtgaaggagcttcttctccttgatgTTACCCCTCTGTCACTTGGTATCGAGACTCTTGGCGGCATCTTCACCAGACTGATTTCCAGGAACACTACAATCCCCACCAAGAAAAGCCAG GTGTTCTCAACCGCTGCTGACAACCAGACGCAAGTGGGCATCAAGGTGCTGCAAGGCGAGCGCGAGATGGCAACAGACAACAAGCTCCTGGGCGAGTTCGACCTGGTGGGCATCCCGCCGGCGCCGAGGGGCACGCCGCAGGTGGAGGTGACGTTCGACATCGACGCGAACGGCATCGTGACGGTGTCGGCCAAGGACAAGGCGACGGGCAaggagcagcagatcaccatccggTCGTCGGGCGGGCTGTCGGAGGCGGAGATCCAGAAGATGGTGCAGGAGGCGGAGGTGCACTCGCACAAGGACCAGGAGCGCAAGGCCCTGATCGACGTGCGGAACGCCGCGGACACCACCGTCTACAGCGTGGAGAAGAGCCTGGGCGAGTACCGGGACAAGGTCCCCGCAGAGGTGGTGTCGGAGATCGAGGCGGCCGTCGCGGAGCTCCGCGCCGAGATGGCCTCGGACGACgccgagaagatcaaggccaagatCGACGCGGCCAACAGGGCCGTGTCCAAGATCGGGCAGCACATGTCTGGCGGCGGTGAGCCGGGGTCgcagggtggtggtggtggtggcgaggCGCCGGAGGCGGAGTACGAGGAG GTGAAGAAGTGA
- the LOC119292367 gene encoding uncharacterized protein LOC119292367 isoform X4 — translation MVNIRSSRGKLGGHPPWISFVSPTSFSVSLVSYLNETETENCEDRTSMSLELLCFNLGLPSLLLSLYALFFAVKDAIGPTLLVLRQDIQQNVQRLQDLHARDSSQYVSLTAIVMEEVEEGNSKKTNSCSRAIIWLARPQRVQSREPALEEKMSCDAIGPTLLVLTQDIEQNVQRLQDLHARDSLKYASLTAMVTKEVVEGTSKKTNSCARAIIWLARSVNFSIHLLEGLVKNSESSLQEMVEEAYKSTLKPFHGWISSAAYKLQTFR, via the exons ATGGTGAATATCAGGAGCAGCAGGGGAAAATTAGGAGGTCATCCACCATGGATCTCCTTTGTGTCTCcaaccagcttctccgtgtccttgGTTAGTTACTTGAACGAAACTGAAACTGAAAACTGTGAGGATCGAACTTCGATGTCTTTAGAGCTACTCTGTTTTAACCTTGGTTTACCATCTCTTCTTCTTTCACTGTATGCTTTGTTTTTCGCCGTCAAAGATGCGATTGGGCCAACGCTTCTAGTCCTCAGGCAAGACATTCAGCAAAATGTTCAG AGATTACAGGATCTCCATGCAAGAGACTCTTCACAATACGTGAGCTTGACGGCGATCGTGATGGAAGAAGTGGAGGAAGGGAACTCAAAGAAGACCAACAGTTGTAGCAGGGCAATTATCTGGCTGGCTAG GCCGCAACGCGTCCAGTCCAGAGAACCCGCATTGGAAGAGAAGATGAGCTGCG ATGCGATTGGGCCGACGCTGCTAGTCCTCACGCAAGACATTGAGCAAAATGTTCAG AGATTACAAGATCTCCATGCAAGAGACTCTTTGAAATATGCGAGCTTGACGGCGATGGTAACAAAGGAAGTGGTGGAAGGGACCTCAAAGAAGACCAATAGTTGCGCCAGGGCAATTATCTGGCTGGCCAG GTCGGTGAATTTCTCGATACATTTGCTGGAGGGATTAGTGAAGAACTCAGAGTCAAGCCTGCAAGAGATGGTGGAAGAAGCATACAAGAGCACCCTCAAGCCGTTCCATGGATGGATCTCATCAGCTGCTTACAAG TTGCAAACTTTCAGGTAG
- the LOC119292367 gene encoding glycolipid transfer protein 2-like isoform X3 — translation MEREKMERGKSELRMAIEDLSLPSSGDGEYQEQQGKIRRSSTMDLLCVSNQLLRVLDAIGPTLLVLRQDIQQNVQRLQDLHARDSSQYVSLTAIVMEEVEEGNSKKTNSCSRAIIWLARPQRVQSREPALEEKMSCDAIGPTLLVLTQDIEQNVQRLQDLHARDSLKYASLTAMVTKEVVEGTSKKTNSCARAIIWLARSVNFSIHLLEGLVKNSESSLQEMVEEAYKSTLKPFHGWISSAAYKVALCLIPERDIFIQLLMGSCQDPGYFGEDVMVLVSIAQPLLEEINAILVGVPDYAHAHILNETVTALH, via the exons ATGGAAAGGGAGAAGATGGAGAGGGGCAAGTCTGAGCTGAGGATGGCCATCGAGGACCTCTCCTTGCCCAGCTCAGGAGATGGTGAATATCAGGAGCAGCAGGGGAAAATTAGGAGGTCATCCACCATGGATCTCCTTTGTGTCTCcaaccagcttctccgtgtccttg ATGCGATTGGGCCAACGCTTCTAGTCCTCAGGCAAGACATTCAGCAAAATGTTCAG AGATTACAGGATCTCCATGCAAGAGACTCTTCACAATACGTGAGCTTGACGGCGATCGTGATGGAAGAAGTGGAGGAAGGGAACTCAAAGAAGACCAACAGTTGTAGCAGGGCAATTATCTGGCTGGCTAG GCCGCAACGCGTCCAGTCCAGAGAACCCGCATTGGAAGAGAAGATGAGCTGCG ATGCGATTGGGCCGACGCTGCTAGTCCTCACGCAAGACATTGAGCAAAATGTTCAG AGATTACAAGATCTCCATGCAAGAGACTCTTTGAAATATGCGAGCTTGACGGCGATGGTAACAAAGGAAGTGGTGGAAGGGACCTCAAAGAAGACCAATAGTTGCGCCAGGGCAATTATCTGGCTGGCCAG GTCGGTGAATTTCTCGATACATTTGCTGGAGGGATTAGTGAAGAACTCAGAGTCAAGCCTGCAAGAGATGGTGGAAGAAGCATACAAGAGCACCCTCAAGCCGTTCCATGGATGGATCTCATCAGCTGCTTACAAG GTAGCATTGTGTCTTATTCCGGAAAGAGACATCTTCATTCAGTTGCTGATGGGGAGCTGCCAGGATCCTGGGTATTTTGGTGAAGATGTCATGGTCTTGGTCTCCATTGCACAACCTCTGCTAGAGGAGATAAATGCCATTTTGGTCGGTGTTCCCGATTATGCACATGCACATATTCTTAATGAAACAGTCACCGCATTGCACTGA